In a single window of the Streptomyces sp. HUAS ZL42 genome:
- a CDS encoding allantoate amidohydrolase, with amino-acid sequence MWRELHPIGRHATSGGYRRFAWTAADTECRAWFEDQARTRGLAYEVDRNGNQWAWLGDPAAGDAVVTGSHLDSVPDGGAFDGPLGVVSSFAALDELRARQVTFTKPLAVVNFGDEEGARFGLACVGSRLTAGQLTVEQAHRLTDGDGVTLPRAMEAAGYDPDAIGPDRERLARIGAFVELHVEQGRALDLSGDRIGIASAIWPHGRWRFDFRGEANHAGTTRLADRRDPMLSYAETVLAARREAQLAGAVATFGKIAVEPNGVNAIPSLVRGWLDSRAADQETLGTVVDGVEKAARAYAREHGVDLDVVRESFTPVVEFDHALRDELARILGKDSGKHGGKDSGRDGGRDAGQGSGVDTGLRVPVLGTGAGHDAGILSGSIPTAMLFVRNPTGVSHSPAEFAAEDDCVAGVLALADVLEGLACT; translated from the coding sequence ATGTGGCGCGAGCTGCACCCCATCGGCCGGCACGCCACCTCCGGCGGCTACCGCCGCTTCGCCTGGACGGCCGCCGACACCGAATGCCGGGCCTGGTTCGAGGACCAGGCGCGGACCCGCGGGCTGGCCTACGAAGTCGACCGCAACGGCAACCAGTGGGCCTGGCTCGGGGATCCCGCCGCCGGGGACGCCGTGGTCACCGGGTCCCATCTGGACTCCGTGCCCGACGGCGGGGCCTTCGACGGGCCCCTCGGGGTCGTGTCGTCCTTCGCCGCGCTCGACGAACTGCGGGCGCGGCAGGTGACGTTCACCAAGCCCCTCGCCGTCGTCAACTTCGGCGACGAGGAGGGCGCCCGGTTCGGGCTCGCCTGCGTCGGGTCGCGGCTCACCGCCGGGCAGCTCACCGTCGAGCAGGCTCACCGGCTGACCGACGGCGACGGGGTCACCCTGCCCCGGGCGATGGAGGCCGCCGGATACGACCCCGACGCCATCGGGCCCGACCGGGAGCGGCTCGCCCGCATCGGCGCCTTCGTCGAACTGCACGTGGAGCAGGGCCGTGCCCTCGATCTCAGCGGCGACCGCATCGGTATCGCCAGCGCCATCTGGCCGCACGGGCGGTGGCGGTTCGACTTCCGCGGCGAGGCCAACCACGCCGGCACCACACGGCTCGCGGACCGGCGCGACCCGATGCTGTCCTACGCCGAGACCGTCCTCGCCGCCCGGCGGGAGGCGCAACTCGCGGGCGCGGTCGCCACCTTCGGCAAGATCGCCGTCGAGCCGAACGGCGTCAACGCCATCCCCTCCCTGGTCCGCGGTTGGCTCGACTCCCGCGCCGCCGACCAGGAGACCCTTGGCACCGTGGTCGACGGCGTCGAGAAGGCGGCGCGCGCGTACGCGCGGGAGCACGGCGTCGACCTCGATGTCGTCCGCGAGTCATTCACCCCCGTCGTCGAGTTCGACCACGCCCTGCGCGACGAACTCGCCCGCATCCTGGGCAAGGACAGCGGCAAGCACGGCGGCAAGGACAGCGGCAGGGACGGCGGCAGGGACGCCGGCCAGGGCAGCGGCGTGGACACCGGTCTCAGAGTCCCCGTCCTGGGTACCGGTGCCGGACACGACGCCGGGATCCTGTCCGGAAGCATCCCGACCGCCATGCTGTTCGTGCGCAACCCCACCGGGGTCTCGCACTCCCCGGCCGAGTTCGCCGCCGAGGACGACTGTGTGGCCGGGGTCCTCGCACTCGCCGACGTACTGGAAGGGCTGGCCTGCACGTGA
- a CDS encoding formimidoylglutamate deiminase yields MTRTYWLEHAWLGTHVEPGVAVEVADGRVAAVRTDTPTPPPGAEILRGLTLPGLANAHSHAFHRALRGTVQVGSGTFWTWREVMYSVADKLTPETYHALARAVYAEMALAGISCVGEFHYLHHAPGGTPYADPNAMGEALLSAAADAGIRITLLDTAYLSSGFGQPPNTHQLRFSDGSAEAWAERCSVLKERDHARIGAAIHSVRAVPAKQLATVAHWAEERRAPLHVHLSEQTAENDACREAHGCTPTQLLAEHGVLGRRTTGVHNTHLTDEDIALIGGTGTGTCMCPTTERDLADGIGPAAALQRAGSPLSLGSDSHAVIDLLEEARAMELDERLRTRSRGHWTAAALLRAASADGHTALGWQDAGTIEQGALADLTTIALDSVRTAGPLPGLGAETAVFAATAADVRHTIVGGRHVVRDGAHTLLPDVPQALAQAVEALRA; encoded by the coding sequence GTGACGCGGACGTACTGGCTGGAGCACGCCTGGCTCGGCACCCACGTCGAGCCGGGCGTCGCCGTCGAGGTCGCGGACGGACGTGTCGCCGCCGTCCGCACGGACACGCCCACCCCGCCCCCCGGCGCCGAGATCCTCCGCGGACTGACGCTGCCGGGGCTGGCGAACGCCCACTCGCACGCCTTCCACCGCGCCCTGCGCGGCACCGTCCAGGTCGGCTCGGGCACCTTCTGGACCTGGCGCGAGGTCATGTACTCGGTCGCCGACAAGCTGACCCCGGAGACCTACCACGCGCTCGCCCGCGCGGTGTACGCGGAGATGGCCCTCGCCGGGATCAGCTGCGTCGGTGAGTTCCACTACCTCCACCACGCCCCGGGCGGCACCCCTTACGCCGACCCCAACGCCATGGGCGAGGCCCTCCTTTCGGCAGCCGCCGACGCCGGTATCCGTATCACCCTCCTCGACACCGCGTATCTCTCCTCCGGCTTCGGACAGCCGCCCAACACCCATCAGCTCCGCTTCTCCGACGGGAGCGCCGAGGCCTGGGCCGAACGCTGTTCAGTTCTCAAGGAACGGGATCACGCGCGGATCGGGGCGGCCATCCACTCCGTGCGGGCCGTGCCCGCGAAGCAGCTGGCGACCGTCGCACACTGGGCCGAGGAGCGGCGGGCCCCGCTCCATGTGCACCTGTCCGAGCAGACCGCCGAGAACGACGCCTGCCGGGAGGCCCACGGGTGCACGCCCACGCAGCTTCTCGCCGAGCACGGGGTCCTGGGCCGCCGCACCACCGGCGTCCACAACACGCACCTCACCGACGAGGACATCGCGCTGATCGGCGGCACCGGCACGGGCACCTGCATGTGCCCGACGACCGAGCGCGACCTCGCGGACGGCATCGGACCGGCCGCCGCCCTCCAGCGGGCCGGCTCCCCGCTCTCCCTCGGCTCCGACAGCCACGCCGTGATCGACCTGCTGGAGGAGGCGCGCGCGATGGAGCTCGACGAACGCCTGCGCACCCGCAGCCGCGGTCACTGGACGGCCGCGGCCCTGCTGCGGGCCGCCTCCGCCGACGGCCACACGGCCCTCGGCTGGCAGGACGCGGGCACCATCGAGCAGGGCGCGCTCGCCGACCTCACGACGATCGCGCTCGACTCGGTCAGAACGGCCGGGCCACTGCCCGGGCTCGGCGCCGAGACGGCCGTATTCGCCGCGACAGCAGCGGACGTACGGCACACGATCGTAGGAGGCCGGCACGTCGTACGCGACGGGGCGCACACGCTCCTGCCGGATGTGCCACAGGCCCTCGCGCAGGCAGTCGAAGCCCTGCGCGCCTGA
- the hutI gene encoding imidazolonepropionase has translation MSSTVITNIATLVTNDPSLGDGSPLGLVQDAAVVIDNDRVVWTGESRKAPATDNRVDADGRAALPGFVDSHSHLLFAGDRTQEFNARMSGLAYSAGGIRTTVAATRAATDADLEANLTRYLTEALLQGTTTFETKSGYGLTVEDESRALRIAAAHTDEVTYLGAHIVPPDHAEDPAAYVALVTGEMLDACAPYARWIDVFCEKGAFDGDQARAILTAGRERGLQPRIHANQLSYGPGVQLAVELDAASADHCTHLTDTDVDALANSRTVATLLPGAEFSTRAEWPNARRLLDSGVTVALSTDCNPGSSFTSSMPFCIALAVRDMRMTPDEAVWSATAGGAAALRRRDVGRIEPGAYADLMLLDAPSHVHLAYRPGVPLVSGVWRRGVRVV, from the coding sequence ATGAGCAGCACCGTCATCACCAACATCGCCACGCTGGTCACCAACGACCCCTCCCTCGGTGACGGCTCTCCCCTCGGTCTGGTCCAGGACGCGGCCGTCGTCATCGACAACGACCGCGTCGTGTGGACCGGTGAATCCAGGAAAGCACCCGCCACTGACAATCGGGTCGACGCCGACGGCCGGGCGGCCCTCCCGGGCTTCGTCGACTCCCACTCCCACCTGCTGTTCGCGGGCGACCGGACGCAGGAGTTCAACGCCCGCATGTCCGGTCTGGCCTACAGCGCGGGCGGCATCCGTACGACGGTCGCGGCGACGCGGGCCGCGACCGACGCCGACCTGGAGGCGAACCTCACCCGATACCTCACCGAGGCCCTCCTCCAGGGCACCACCACCTTCGAGACGAAGTCCGGCTACGGCCTGACCGTCGAGGACGAGTCCCGCGCCCTGCGCATCGCCGCCGCCCACACCGACGAGGTCACCTACCTGGGCGCCCACATCGTGCCGCCCGACCACGCCGAGGACCCGGCCGCGTACGTCGCCCTCGTCACCGGCGAGATGCTCGACGCCTGCGCCCCGTACGCCCGTTGGATCGACGTCTTCTGCGAGAAGGGCGCCTTCGACGGCGACCAGGCCCGCGCGATCCTCACCGCGGGCCGGGAGAGGGGCCTGCAACCGCGCATCCACGCCAACCAGCTGTCGTACGGCCCGGGGGTGCAACTGGCGGTCGAACTGGACGCGGCCAGCGCCGACCACTGCACCCACCTCACCGACACCGACGTGGACGCCCTCGCGAACAGCCGTACCGTCGCGACCCTCCTGCCCGGCGCCGAGTTCTCCACCCGCGCCGAGTGGCCGAACGCCCGCCGCCTCCTCGACTCGGGCGTCACGGTCGCCCTCTCCACGGACTGCAACCCGGGCTCGTCCTTCACCTCGTCCATGCCCTTCTGCATCGCGCTCGCCGTACGGGACATGAGAATGACCCCCGACGAGGCCGTCTGGTCGGCGACGGCAGGCGGAGCCGCCGCCCTCCGCCGCCGCGACGTCGGCCGCATCGAACCCGGCGCCTACGCCGACCTGATGCTCCTGGACGCCCCGAGCCACGTCCACCTGGCCTACCGACCGGGCGTCCCGCTGGTGTCGGGGGTGTGGCGGAGGGGCGTACGGGTCGTCTGA
- a CDS encoding ricin-type beta-trefoil lectin domain protein, which produces MARADDGTDCGRGVEAGTSDARLSELLHANTADAYSALQELRARHRAAVLAYARLCTSGESAARQLAAQAFTLTARETGRGIEPRVPWRHQLLLTTWRLAASWATGERAVGLDSGLLLVLNAAGTAGPAAPMLAAYESIASRTQGLIWYALVDREPVERTAGFLGLTREDVTYGVDQALHQLGQACLRSRLAASTDPDCRDFRRLIEESVRPDSPRDSADLHAHMAHCPHCTAAYEELSALHNAPRTALAEGLLPWAGSAYVADDPSGEWDDDDLAAAATWPPYRRRAVLVSAALGVALAPLAFLLLSQGGASPSRDPVSSVGTPVTPPTVSVTVTETVSASPSPSLSSKSPSPSRTSAPARTSRPKAPPSPTPSPTHPPNSTYAQVVNVGSGLCLDVAGAFFNGTDVVTTPCTASRTQRWRVDSARGVLQSYADPDYCLDSRGSTDRGVGIWTCASVEGRNGQNLKFVVDDDGAIRPAIAIETAVTPENGGDWVSLESLNGDREQRWRAGAA; this is translated from the coding sequence ATGGCTCGGGCCGACGACGGCACGGACTGTGGTCGTGGGGTCGAAGCGGGCACGTCGGACGCGCGGCTCAGCGAATTGCTGCACGCCAACACCGCCGACGCGTACTCCGCACTCCAGGAACTCCGCGCACGCCACCGCGCGGCCGTGCTCGCCTATGCGCGCCTGTGCACCTCGGGCGAGTCGGCAGCACGGCAGTTGGCGGCCCAGGCGTTCACGCTCACGGCCCGGGAGACGGGGCGCGGCATCGAGCCCCGGGTCCCCTGGCGCCACCAACTGCTGCTGACGACCTGGCGGTTGGCCGCATCGTGGGCCACGGGCGAGCGGGCTGTGGGCCTGGACTCCGGCCTGCTGCTGGTCCTCAACGCGGCGGGCACCGCCGGCCCCGCCGCGCCGATGCTCGCTGCGTACGAGTCCATCGCCTCCCGCACACAGGGCCTGATCTGGTACGCGCTCGTGGACCGGGAGCCGGTGGAACGGACGGCCGGTTTCCTCGGCCTGACCCGCGAAGACGTGACGTACGGAGTGGACCAGGCACTCCATCAGTTGGGCCAGGCCTGCCTGCGCTCCCGTCTCGCCGCCTCCACCGACCCCGACTGCCGCGACTTCCGCCGCCTCATCGAGGAGTCGGTACGCCCGGACAGTCCCCGCGACAGCGCCGACCTGCACGCCCACATGGCGCACTGCCCGCACTGTACGGCGGCGTACGAGGAGCTGTCCGCCCTCCACAACGCGCCGCGTACGGCGCTGGCGGAAGGGTTGCTGCCCTGGGCTGGCTCGGCGTACGTCGCGGACGACCCCTCGGGTGAGTGGGACGACGATGACCTTGCGGCGGCCGCGACCTGGCCGCCGTACCGGCGCCGCGCCGTCCTCGTCTCGGCGGCGCTCGGTGTGGCGCTGGCTCCGCTGGCGTTCTTGCTGTTGTCGCAGGGCGGTGCTTCGCCGTCGCGGGACCCGGTGAGTTCGGTCGGCACGCCGGTGACTCCGCCGACGGTGTCAGTGACCGTGACAGAAACGGTGTCGGCCAGTCCCTCGCCTTCGCTGTCCTCCAAGTCTCCGTCCCCGTCCCGGACTTCCGCCCCGGCGCGCACCTCACGCCCGAAGGCACCGCCCTCTCCCACGCCCTCCCCGACACACCCGCCGAACAGCACGTACGCCCAGGTAGTGAACGTCGGCTCGGGACTGTGCCTGGACGTGGCCGGCGCCTTCTTCAACGGGACCGACGTCGTCACGACCCCCTGCACCGCGTCACGCACCCAGCGCTGGCGGGTCGACTCCGCGCGCGGTGTGCTGCAGTCGTACGCCGATCCCGACTACTGCCTGGACAGCCGGGGTTCGACGGACAGGGGCGTCGGGATCTGGACGTGTGCCTCGGTGGAGGGACGCAACGGCCAGAACCTCAAGTTCGTCGTGGACGACGACGGCGCGATCCGCCCGGCGATCGCGATCGAGACGGCGGTGACGCCCGAGAACGGGGGCGACTGGGTGTCGCTGGAGTCGCTGAACGGAGACAGGGAGCAGCGTTGGCGGGCGGGGGCGGCCTGA
- a CDS encoding RNA polymerase sigma factor SigF, with protein MSPRLDASHTQRATSTPPPEHLDPIERTRHEAVTEQDDVLAGLPEIPPYDEVGPVDARALSKTLFERLESLEEGTHEYSYVRNTLVELNLALVKFAASRFRSRSEPMEDIIQVGTIGLIKAIDRFELSRNVEFPTFAMPTIVGEIKRFFRDTSWSVRVPRRLQELRLDLAKAGDELAQQLDRAPTVGELAERLGLSNDEVVEGMAASNAYTASSLDAQPEEDDAEGALADRIGYEDHDLEGIEYVESLKPLIAELPPRDRQILSLRFVANMTQSEIGDELGISQMHVSRLLSRTLVRLRKGLTIEE; from the coding sequence ATGTCACCCCGGCTCGACGCATCGCATACCCAGAGGGCGACGTCGACACCCCCTCCGGAACATCTGGATCCCATCGAGCGGACCCGCCACGAGGCAGTCACCGAACAGGACGACGTACTCGCCGGGCTTCCGGAGATCCCCCCGTACGACGAGGTCGGTCCCGTCGACGCACGGGCCCTGTCCAAGACCCTCTTCGAGCGGCTGGAGTCCCTCGAGGAAGGCACCCACGAGTACTCGTACGTACGGAACACGCTCGTCGAACTCAACCTCGCCCTGGTCAAGTTCGCCGCCTCCCGCTTCCGCTCCCGCAGCGAGCCGATGGAGGACATCATCCAGGTCGGCACGATCGGCCTGATCAAGGCGATCGACCGCTTCGAGCTGAGCCGCAACGTCGAGTTCCCCACCTTCGCGATGCCGACCATCGTCGGCGAGATCAAGCGCTTCTTCCGCGACACCTCGTGGTCCGTGCGCGTCCCGCGCCGGCTGCAGGAACTCCGGCTCGACCTGGCCAAGGCCGGCGACGAACTGGCCCAGCAGCTCGACCGGGCGCCCACGGTCGGGGAACTGGCGGAGCGCCTGGGCCTCTCGAACGACGAGGTGGTCGAGGGCATGGCGGCGTCCAACGCCTACACGGCCTCCTCCCTGGACGCGCAGCCGGAGGAGGACGACGCGGAGGGTGCGCTGGCCGACCGCATCGGCTACGAGGACCACGACCTCGAAGGCATCGAGTACGTCGAGTCGTTGAAGCCCCTCATCGCCGAACTGCCGCCCCGGGACCGGCAGATCCTCTCCCTCCGCTTCGTCGCCAACATGACCCAGTCGGAGATAGGCGACGAGCTCGGCATCTCGCAGATGCATGTGTCGCGGCTGCTGTCGCGGACGCTGGTGCGGTTGCGGAAGGGACTGACGATCGAGGAATGA
- a CDS encoding STAS domain-containing protein, which yields MDHGTVGSAQSGRLLVEVREEGSNAVVTPAGELDHHTADLLREPLEDCLAKGFSRLVVDCSRLEFCDSTGLNVLLGARLKAEAAGGGVHLAGMLPVVARVFEITGAEAVFTVHDTVGAALRDDAG from the coding sequence ATGGACCACGGGACGGTCGGCAGCGCACAGTCGGGCCGACTTCTGGTGGAGGTGCGGGAAGAGGGCTCCAATGCCGTCGTGACCCCCGCGGGTGAGCTCGATCACCACACCGCCGATCTGTTGCGTGAACCACTCGAGGACTGCCTCGCCAAGGGCTTCAGCCGGCTGGTCGTCGACTGTTCGCGGCTGGAGTTCTGTGACTCCACGGGGCTCAACGTGCTGCTCGGAGCCCGGCTGAAGGCGGAGGCCGCCGGTGGCGGAGTCCATCTCGCCGGGATGCTGCCCGTGGTGGCGCGTGTGTTCGAGATCACGGGAGCCGAGGCGGTCTTCACCGTCCACGACACGGTCGGGGCGGCTCTGCGCGACGACGCCGGCTGA
- a CDS encoding ATP-binding protein, which yields MSTTRPISPGSPEPSGASGVPEGGEAVPSTEGRPEDRQVRRLSLDGRSGVVPLARDFARQALYAWGWLPAATADQRAAAEDVLLVVSELVTNACLHAEGPDELWLGCDKKVIRIEVSDRGTGRPAPRTPHRAGRPGGHGMFIVQRLCLDWGVVRTAGTAGKTVWAELGAPA from the coding sequence ATGAGCACCACCCGGCCTATCTCGCCGGGCTCCCCGGAGCCCAGCGGCGCTTCCGGGGTGCCCGAGGGGGGTGAGGCCGTGCCGTCCACCGAGGGTCGGCCCGAGGACCGGCAGGTGCGCAGGCTGAGCTTGGACGGCCGGAGCGGTGTGGTCCCGCTCGCCCGCGACTTCGCCCGCCAGGCCCTGTACGCGTGGGGCTGGCTGCCCGCCGCCACGGCCGACCAGCGGGCCGCCGCCGAGGACGTGCTGCTCGTCGTCTCCGAACTGGTCACCAACGCCTGCCTGCACGCCGAGGGGCCGGACGAGCTGTGGCTCGGCTGTGACAAGAAGGTGATCCGCATCGAGGTCTCCGACCGCGGCACAGGCCGGCCGGCCCCGCGCACCCCGCACCGCGCCGGGCGCCCCGGTGGGCACGGCATGTTCATCGTCCAGCGCCTGTGCCTGGACTGGGGCGTGGTGCGGACCGCCGGGACGGCGGGCAAGACGGTGTGGGCGGAACTGGGCGCACCGGCGTAG
- a CDS encoding LPXTG cell wall anchor domain-containing protein: MSKQKRTAALASAAALAGAVVLMAAPAARAEVVDVNYACKTPIGDKSAVSPIDIKGVKSGSGYKITMSWQKGVSSSPVELGKGAMKPSATIKLGGADSGTMTVSGPANQEAIPADTPIKINDLTGTYTPKKTGKVTFTAAVLTIKALGTTTTCTPTNSPGPSLKLDVTAAGGGSGGTTQSGSGGELPQTGPEDSAIALGTLGGTVLLAGAAGALWLTRRNQAARVRR, from the coding sequence GTGTCGAAGCAGAAGCGAACCGCCGCGCTCGCGTCCGCCGCGGCCCTGGCCGGCGCGGTGGTGCTGATGGCCGCCCCCGCAGCCCGGGCCGAGGTCGTCGACGTCAACTACGCCTGCAAGACGCCCATCGGCGACAAGAGCGCCGTCTCGCCCATCGACATCAAGGGCGTCAAGAGCGGCAGCGGCTACAAGATCACCATGTCCTGGCAGAAGGGCGTCTCGTCCAGCCCGGTCGAACTGGGCAAGGGCGCGATGAAACCGAGCGCCACCATCAAGCTGGGCGGAGCCGACAGCGGCACGATGACCGTCTCCGGCCCCGCCAACCAGGAAGCCATACCCGCCGACACCCCCATCAAAATCAACGACTTGACGGGCACCTACACCCCCAAGAAGACCGGCAAGGTCACCTTCACGGCCGCCGTGCTCACCATCAAGGCCCTCGGTACGACCACCACCTGCACGCCCACCAACAGCCCGGGCCCGTCGCTGAAGCTCGACGTCACGGCCGCGGGCGGCGGCTCGGGCGGCACCACCCAGAGCGGCTCCGGCGGGGAGCTCCCGCAGACCGGCCCCGAGGACTCGGCGATCGCCCTGGGCACCCTCGGCGGCACGGTCCTGCTCGCGGGTGCGGCCGGCGCGCTGTGGCTGACGAGGCGGAACCAGGCGGCGCGCGTACGCCGCTGA
- a CDS encoding oligopeptide:H+ symporter encodes MASSLTKDSVTAGTPGSEKAFFGHPRGLATLFMTEMWERFSYYGMKALLPLYLVAPGGLHLSAATATAIYSVYLSLVYLLALPGGWFADRVLGPRRTVAVAGAIIMLGHLTLALPNSGTFYAGLGLVAVGSGLLKANISTMVGHLYDGPDDPRRDGGFTVFYIGINLGAFAAPLVIGTIGENVDWHLGFALAALGMALGLAQFLLGSRHLSSRSDVVPTPLSAVEKARTLRKSAFWAAVAIVFYAVVGFSGHYTLNWLLVPITLAGLIIPVMVIARIKRDKELDRVEQSKMSAYIWFFVAAAVFWMIYDQGGSTVSLFADSSAENTVFGWEFPVSWYQSVNPVMIMALAPVFAWMWLALARRGKEPSTAVKFATGLVLIGASFILFLAPLTIADGGHKAAAMWLVGIYFVQTIGELTVSPVGLSVTTKMAPAKYASQMMGVWFLAVTAGDATTGLLSIAGVDLNKTGVVALQAVLAVIAGAAVWMYRKRVRELMGDVH; translated from the coding sequence ATGGCGTCCAGCCTGACGAAGGACTCGGTGACTGCGGGCACCCCCGGTTCCGAGAAGGCCTTCTTCGGCCACCCCCGAGGCCTGGCCACCCTCTTCATGACCGAGATGTGGGAGCGCTTCTCCTACTACGGCATGAAGGCGCTGCTGCCGCTGTACCTGGTGGCACCCGGCGGCCTGCACCTGAGCGCGGCCACCGCGACCGCGATCTACTCGGTGTACCTGTCGCTGGTGTATCTGCTCGCCCTCCCCGGCGGCTGGTTCGCGGACCGCGTCCTCGGCCCCCGCAGGACCGTCGCCGTCGCGGGCGCGATCATCATGCTGGGCCACCTCACCCTGGCCCTGCCGAACTCCGGCACCTTCTACGCGGGCCTCGGCCTGGTGGCGGTCGGCTCGGGTCTGCTGAAGGCCAACATCTCCACGATGGTCGGCCACCTCTACGACGGCCCGGACGACCCGCGCCGCGACGGTGGCTTCACGGTCTTCTACATCGGCATCAACCTCGGCGCCTTCGCCGCCCCGCTGGTCATCGGCACCATCGGCGAGAACGTGGACTGGCACCTGGGCTTCGCGCTCGCCGCGCTCGGCATGGCGCTGGGGCTGGCCCAGTTCCTGCTCGGCAGCCGTCACCTGAGCTCGCGCTCGGACGTCGTCCCGACGCCGCTGTCGGCCGTGGAGAAGGCGAGGACGCTGCGCAAGTCGGCGTTCTGGGCGGCCGTCGCGATCGTCTTCTACGCGGTCGTCGGCTTCTCCGGCCACTACACGCTGAACTGGCTGCTCGTCCCGATCACGCTGGCCGGCCTGATCATCCCGGTCATGGTCATCGCCCGCATCAAGCGGGACAAGGAACTGGACCGCGTCGAGCAGTCGAAGATGTCCGCGTACATCTGGTTCTTCGTGGCCGCGGCCGTGTTCTGGATGATCTACGACCAGGGCGGCTCGACGGTGTCCCTGTTCGCCGACTCCTCGGCGGAGAACACCGTCTTCGGCTGGGAGTTCCCCGTCTCCTGGTACCAGTCCGTCAACCCGGTCATGATCATGGCACTGGCCCCGGTCTTCGCCTGGATGTGGCTGGCGCTGGCGCGGCGCGGCAAGGAGCCGAGCACCGCGGTGAAGTTCGCGACGGGCCTGGTCCTGATCGGCGCGTCCTTCATCCTGTTCCTCGCCCCGCTGACGATCGCCGACGGCGGTCACAAGGCGGCCGCGATGTGGCTCGTCGGGATCTACTTCGTCCAGACGATCGGTGAGCTGACCGTCTCGCCGGTGGGTCTGTCGGTGACGACGAAGATGGCACCGGCGAAGTACGCCTCCCAGATGATGGGCGTCTGGTTCCTGGCGGTCACCGCCGGTGACGCCACGACCGGCCTGCTCTCCATCGCCGGTGTCGACCTCAACAAGACGGGCGTCGTGGCCCTCCAAGCGGTTCTCGCCGTGATCGCCGGTGCGGCGGTGTGGATGTACCGCAAGCGGGTCAGGGAGCTCATGGGCGACGTCCACTGA
- a CDS encoding response regulator transcription factor, translating to MTRVLLAEDDASISEPLARALRREGYEVEVREDGPTALDAGMQGGVDLVVLDLGLPGMDGLEVARRLRAEGHTVPILILTARADEVDTVVGLDAGADDYVTKPFRLAELLARVRALLRRGAAEPQQPPATHGVRIDVESHRAWMGDEELQLTAKEFDLLRVLVRDAGRVVTRDQLMREVWDTTWWSSTKTLDMHISWLRKKLGDDAANPRYIATVRGVGFRFEKS from the coding sequence ATGACCCGTGTACTGCTCGCCGAGGACGATGCGTCCATCTCGGAGCCGCTGGCCCGCGCCCTGCGCCGCGAAGGGTACGAGGTCGAGGTGCGTGAGGACGGACCGACGGCGCTCGACGCCGGAATGCAGGGCGGCGTCGACCTGGTCGTGCTGGACCTCGGTCTGCCCGGCATGGACGGCCTGGAGGTCGCCCGCCGGCTGCGCGCCGAGGGCCACACCGTGCCGATCCTCATCCTGACCGCGCGTGCCGACGAGGTGGACACCGTCGTCGGGCTCGACGCCGGGGCCGACGACTACGTCACCAAGCCCTTCCGGCTCGCCGAACTGCTCGCCCGGGTCCGGGCCCTGCTGCGGCGCGGTGCCGCCGAACCGCAGCAGCCGCCCGCCACGCACGGCGTGCGCATCGACGTCGAGTCGCACCGTGCGTGGATGGGAGACGAGGAACTCCAGCTCACGGCGAAGGAGTTCGACCTGCTGCGGGTGCTGGTGCGGGACGCGGGGCGGGTGGTCACGCGCGACCAGCTGATGCGGGAGGTGTGGGACACGACGTGGTGGTCTTCGACCAAGACGTTGGACATGCACATCTCCTGGCTGAGGAAGAAGCTGGGCGATGACGCGGCGAATCCTCGGTACATCGCGACTGTGCGTGGGGTCGGGTTCCGTTTCGAGAAGAGCTGA